The Planktothrix agardhii NIES-204 genomic interval ATACTGTATCATCAAAAATGATCGCACTATTTTCACTGATTTGGATATATGATGTTATCATTCTATAACAAATGGGTTGCCACGATGCAACCCCCCTCCTAGAATCTAAGGATTGAAACAGAAAATTACAGATTTTTCAAGTATGAAGCTAGCAGCGCGAGTAGAAAAAGTTCCACCGTCTGTAACGCTGGCGATCTCAGCGAAGGCAAAAGCAATGAAAGCTGAGGGGATGGATGTCTTAAATTTTAGCGTAGGCGAACCGGACTTCGATACCCCTCCACATATTGTTGCTGCGACTAAAAAAGCCTTGGATGAAGGCAAAACTCGCTATGGCCCAGCAGCAGGGGAACCCCTGTTACGATCATTAATTGCCCAAACCTTAAGTAAAGAAACAGGTTTAGACTATAAAAGTGACAATATTATTGTTACTAATGGGGGTAAACATTCCCTCTATAATTTGATGGTGGCGGTGATTGATCCAGGAGATGAAGTAATTATTCCGTCTCCCTATTGGTTGAGTTATCCTGAAATGGTAAAACTGGTGGAAGGGATTCCGGTTATTGTGCCAACGGGTGCAGAAACTGGTTATAAAATCACCCCGGATTTATTGCGCCAAACTATTACACCCAAGACCAAACTTTTTGTTTTGAATTCTCCTTCTAATCCGACGGGAATGGTGTATACCCCAGAGGAAGTTCGCGCCTTAGCTGAGGTTGTTGTAGAAGCGGGTATTTTAGTGGTTTCGGATGAAATTTATTCTAAAATTATTTATGATGATGCTCAACATTTAAGTATTGCTGCTGCCCATCCTGAAAGCTATAAATCTACTTTAATTAGTAGTGGTTTTGCCAAATCTTTTGCCATGACGGGCTGGCGTCTGGGTTATTTAGCCGGAGATGTGGATATTATTAAAGCCACAACTCGTATACAAGGTCATAGTACCTCTAATGTTTGTACTTTTGCTCAATATGGGGCGATCGCTGCTTTAGAAAACTCCCTCGATTGTGTGGAGGAAATGCGTCTAGCTTTTGCGAAACGACGAGAAGTAATGTTCAATTTATTAAATGCAATTTCAGGAATTAGTTGTCTAAAACCTGATGGTGCATTTTATATGTACATTAATATTGAAAAAACAGGTTTAAATTCCGTTGAATTCTGTAATTACTTACTAGAAGAAAAACAGTTAGCCTCCGTACCCGGCCATGCTTTTGGAAATGATAACCATATTCGTTTATCTTACGCAACGGATTTAATCACGATTGAAAAAGGAATCAAGCGATTAGAGGAATTTGTTCATTCTAAGATTAAGGTATAATCAATTAACGACTGGGTGGTAGAGATAGGGGCTGTTTAGGCAAGGATTTTCCTTGACTAGAATCTCCGTTTTTTTCAACAGTAGATCCTAATTGATTATCCTCATAAATTAGAGGATCAGAAGATAGAAATAACTCCCGAATCAGTCTGGCGGCGGCTCGTTGAGCTAATTCCCCCGCCACTTTTTGGCTCAGGTTTTGTACTTCTGGTTTAACCATTAAACCAGGAACTCGCTGGACTAATAGCATGGGATCAAAGCCTTTCGTATCTTGGAGAATACCCACAATTCTTTGAATTTGTTCTAAATTATTCTGATTGGGGGTGGTTTGAGGGGCTGTGGTGGGAGTTGGGGAGACTTTGACTCCCATCCATTCCGCTACTTTAGATTGGGCTGTGGTCAACGCATTACGAGAGGCTGTATCAATACCTTTAACCAACTCATTCCCTAACTGTTCTCGAATCAATTCTCCCCGCTCTGAAAATAAAAAGTCGAGGGTTTGATCCAGCATTTGGTTGATATCATAATCCTCGCTATTTTGGGCATTTTTGAGTAAATTCTCTAAACGATTCCATCGAAATGATCCATCTTTAAACAATAAATCTTTTAAGGAGGTTCTTAACTCAACGGAAGGATCGGTTAAAAGTCTTTTTGCTACATAAGGATAGGCTTTACTTAATACTTTAAAATTGGGATCAACGTTAATAGCAATCCCTTCTAAGGTGACTAAAGACCGAATAATTAAGGCGTAATAAGCCGGAACTTGGAAAGGATACTCATACATTAATTCCGAGAGTTGATCCGTAATACTCTTAAAATTTAGTTCGGCAACACTTGCCCCCAAAGCATTACTAAACACCTCTGCTAAAGCCGGAATAATCGGAGTTAAATCGGTTTCAGGCTTTAAAAATTCTAACTTCACATAATCTTTCGCTAATCCTTCAAAATCCCGATTAACTAAATGCACAATAGCCTCTAATAACCCATATCTTTGATAGGGTTTGACCTCGCTCATCATGCCAAAATCGAGATAGACTAATTTTCCTTCAGGACTGGCTAATAAATTACCTGGATGGGGATCGGCATGGAAAAACCCATGTTCCAATAATTGCCTTAAAGAACATTGTACCCCCACTTCAATTAAGTAACGGGCATCAATTCCTCGGGCAGTAACTTCTTCTAAATTGGTTAATTTAGTCCCGTTAATCCACTCCATGGTTAAAACCCGTCGCCCGGTATAACCCCAATAAATTCTAGGCACATAAATATCGGGAATATTGCCGTAAAGTTGTTTAAATCGTTCGGCATTTCTGCCTTCGTGGTTGTAGTCCATTTCTTCATAAATTCTTTCCCCAAATTCATCCATGATGGCGACTAAATCACTGCGGATAAATTTGAATCTTTTCTTTGCAAACTGGGCTAGGGTTCGTAAAATATAAATATCCAGGGCAATACTTTCGGATAAACCTGGACGTTGAACTTTGACTGCAACGGTTTCTCCGGTTTTTAATTTGCCTTTATAAACCTGTCCCAAGGAAGCCGCAGCTAGGGGATCGGCACT includes:
- the aspC gene encoding aspartate aminotransferase — its product is MKLAARVEKVPPSVTLAISAKAKAMKAEGMDVLNFSVGEPDFDTPPHIVAATKKALDEGKTRYGPAAGEPLLRSLIAQTLSKETGLDYKSDNIIVTNGGKHSLYNLMVAVIDPGDEVIIPSPYWLSYPEMVKLVEGIPVIVPTGAETGYKITPDLLRQTITPKTKLFVLNSPSNPTGMVYTPEEVRALAEVVVEAGILVVSDEIYSKIIYDDAQHLSIAAAHPESYKSTLISSGFAKSFAMTGWRLGYLAGDVDIIKATTRIQGHSTSNVCTFAQYGAIAALENSLDCVEEMRLAFAKRREVMFNLLNAISGISCLKPDGAFYMYINIEKTGLNSVEFCNYLLEEKQLASVPGHAFGNDNHIRLSYATDLITIEKGIKRLEEFVHSKIKV